From the genome of Candidatus Kapaibacterium sp., one region includes:
- a CDS encoding NADH-quinone oxidoreductase subunit C, whose protein sequence is MSETQVPLQQGRHEAVLHLKELAVDLARVWCPEVVAYEHRGQLALLISRESLLDVARELRDHPDTRFDMLIDITAIDWYRPERIHWYRPKERFEVVYFLWSNHYKWRLRLKVPVPEKDPRCPSVTSIWESANWYERETYDMYGIIFEGHPDLRRFYMPEDFVHPETGKPLYPLRKDFPVMGIPGSLPLPPFPEKEQRR, encoded by the coding sequence ATGAGCGAGACGCAGGTCCCCCTTCAGCAAGGTAGGCACGAAGCGGTGTTGCATCTGAAGGAGCTTGCTGTAGACCTTGCCCGTGTTTGGTGTCCAGAAGTCGTGGCGTATGAGCATCGGGGACAATTAGCGCTCTTGATATCACGGGAAAGCCTCCTCGACGTGGCGAGGGAGCTTCGGGATCATCCCGATACTCGGTTTGATATGCTGATTGACATCACCGCGATCGATTGGTATCGCCCAGAACGCATCCACTGGTACCGTCCGAAGGAGCGGTTCGAAGTGGTGTACTTCCTGTGGTCCAACCACTACAAGTGGCGCCTTCGTCTCAAGGTCCCTGTGCCAGAGAAAGACCCGCGGTGCCCTTCTGTAACGTCCATTTGGGAGAGCGCTAACTGGTATGAGCGGGAGACGTATGACATGTACGGCATCATCTTCGAGGGGCATCCAGACCTCCGGCGGTTCTACATGCCGGAGGACTTCGTGCACCCGGAGACAGGAAAGCCTCTCTATCCGCTGCGGAAGGACTTTCCTGTGATGGGAATCCCTGGCTCGCTCCCGCTGCCACCGTTCCCGGAGAAAGAGCAGCGACGCTGA
- a CDS encoding twin-arginine translocase TatA/TatE family subunit — MFGLGPTELLLIALVLLLLFGGRKIPELMRGLGSGIREFKRAASLEEEGSQGKSASSAQQSPSSSLPS; from the coding sequence ATGTTCGGCCTAGGACCAACGGAGCTCCTGCTGATCGCTCTTGTCCTCCTGCTCCTCTTCGGCGGGCGCAAGATCCCTGAGCTCATGCGTGGGTTGGGCTCTGGTATTCGGGAGTTCAAGCGGGCGGCATCCTTGGAAGAGGAGGGTTCGCAGGGGAAGAGCGCCTCGTCTGCGCAGCAGAGTCCATCATCCTCGCTGCCCTCGTAG
- the dnaN gene encoding DNA polymerase III subunit beta, protein MSSHLHVRCTAAELREALSEVTPAIPSRTTLPALECVHLHAEDNTLALTATNLDLRISARCPATVPEAGKALVPARLFWDIVRSLEKEEEVSLRTEGTTVVLETSYGRYSLSGLAPEEFPAADNPPPATVELSPDILRQIVQHVLFAVSEEPIRLALTGVLWEFRSDALFAVATDGYRLSRLRVDFNSPQQGSLLIPADTVELLRRIDSPVHVGWDEGSVSFSTPTLTIVGRLIAERFPAYEQVIPTENPRRCIIDRERFLRALERVSLFSPSQARIVRFHFAEGGVTLRAEDESRGDRAQEVVSCSWSGEELTIGFNASYLSEALKAAQHNELLLEFSEPTKPVVIRWAEAAELPVLQSPLVILVMPVRL, encoded by the coding sequence ATGAGCTCACACCTCCACGTACGCTGCACCGCTGCCGAGCTGCGCGAGGCCCTCTCTGAGGTCACACCAGCCATCCCAAGCCGCACGACACTTCCGGCCTTAGAGTGCGTACACCTCCACGCTGAAGACAACACACTCGCACTCACGGCGACAAACTTGGACCTTCGCATCTCCGCTCGTTGCCCGGCCACCGTTCCAGAAGCGGGCAAGGCATTGGTTCCCGCAAGGCTGTTCTGGGACATCGTCCGCAGCTTGGAAAAGGAGGAGGAAGTCTCCCTCCGCACTGAGGGGACAACCGTCGTCCTTGAGACAAGCTATGGACGCTACTCGCTCAGCGGACTTGCCCCCGAGGAGTTCCCTGCTGCCGATAACCCGCCACCGGCAACAGTAGAGCTCTCCCCCGATATCCTCCGGCAGATTGTCCAGCATGTGCTCTTCGCTGTTTCAGAGGAGCCTATCCGCCTGGCCCTCACTGGAGTGCTCTGGGAGTTTCGCTCCGATGCCCTCTTTGCAGTGGCGACGGACGGCTACCGCCTGAGCCGTCTTCGCGTGGACTTCAACAGTCCACAACAGGGCTCCCTCCTCATCCCTGCGGATACCGTTGAGCTGCTACGCCGTATAGACTCTCCCGTCCACGTTGGGTGGGATGAGGGGAGCGTCTCCTTCTCTACGCCAACCCTCACAATCGTTGGACGCCTCATTGCCGAGCGATTTCCTGCCTACGAGCAGGTAATCCCGACAGAGAATCCTCGGCGCTGTATCATTGACCGGGAGCGCTTCCTGAGGGCCTTAGAGCGTGTCTCCCTCTTCTCACCGAGCCAGGCGAGAATTGTACGATTCCACTTCGCGGAAGGAGGAGTCACCTTGCGAGCCGAAGACGAGTCCCGAGGTGACAGAGCCCAAGAGGTCGTCAGCTGTTCGTGGAGTGGCGAAGAGCTCACCATTGGCTTCAATGCTTCGTATCTCAGCGAGGCCCTGAAAGCCGCACAGCATAACGAATTGCTCCTGGAATTCTCTGAGCCAACGAAGCCGGTCGTCATCCGCTGGGCTGAGGCAGCGGAACTCCCCGTCCTACAGTCCCCACTGGTGATCCTAGTGATGCCGGTGCGGCTCTAA
- a CDS encoding sterol desaturase family protein, whose amino-acid sequence MANRVISNRDETVPLFNSPWLDRLTHVHPVTPLVLYLPVVAYFAYRGAVTLPWYFFLLCFFGGALLWTFAEYWIHRGIFHYEPKSSWGQRLHFLIHGVHHAYPRDSTRLVMPPVVSIPLAVLFYFLFQWLFGTYQPAVFAGFVLGYVIYDSIHYATHHWPMRGRIGRFLKAHHMRHHYVDDSRSFGISTPLWDWVFGTYQPADSVARRK is encoded by the coding sequence ATGGCAAACCGAGTCATCTCGAATCGTGACGAGACCGTTCCTCTGTTCAATAGCCCGTGGTTGGACCGCCTCACACACGTCCATCCGGTGACACCCTTGGTGCTTTACTTGCCCGTGGTGGCCTACTTTGCCTATCGAGGTGCAGTAACGCTACCGTGGTACTTCTTCCTACTTTGCTTCTTCGGCGGTGCGCTGTTGTGGACGTTTGCTGAGTATTGGATCCATCGAGGGATCTTCCATTACGAGCCGAAATCTTCCTGGGGGCAGCGCCTTCACTTCCTCATCCATGGCGTCCACCATGCTTACCCGCGGGATAGCACTCGGTTAGTAATGCCCCCAGTGGTCAGCATCCCGTTAGCAGTGCTTTTCTACTTCCTCTTTCAGTGGCTGTTCGGGACTTACCAGCCGGCGGTATTTGCTGGGTTCGTCTTGGGCTACGTCATCTACGACTCCATCCATTACGCTACCCACCACTGGCCGATGCGAGGGCGGATTGGCCGTTTCCTGAAGGCGCACCATATGCGCCACCACTACGTGGACGACAGCCGCTCATTCGGCATCAGCACGCCGCTGTGGGATTGGGTGTTTGGGACATATCAGCCCGCTGACTCCGTGGCCCGGCGGAAATGA
- a CDS encoding phosphatidylserine decarboxylase codes for MPLITPYGRDNAVALLGTAVTLGAVGVGVGGALGWLLGGGAAAIAGLTLWFFRDPERRLPAGAWRDGVLVAPADGRIVQIASVHEPEFLGGEAVCISIFLSLLDVHVNRVPVSGVVQFCRYVPGRFYAAYRSEASQQNEQMIVGVETPRGRVLFRQIAGVLARRIVCDLCEGQRVQAAERFGMIKFGSRVEVLVPLSQAEIVVQVGMRVRAGETVLGYLRPSVSEEAAIQALHGGA; via the coding sequence ATGCCACTGATAACGCCGTATGGGCGAGACAATGCGGTAGCGTTGCTCGGGACGGCTGTGACGCTAGGAGCCGTTGGGGTAGGGGTGGGTGGTGCTCTAGGCTGGCTACTTGGGGGCGGAGCGGCTGCGATTGCCGGATTGACGCTGTGGTTCTTCCGGGACCCCGAGCGGCGATTGCCAGCTGGGGCGTGGAGAGATGGGGTTTTGGTTGCACCTGCTGATGGGCGGATCGTTCAGATTGCAAGTGTTCACGAACCGGAGTTCCTCGGCGGAGAGGCTGTGTGCATTAGCATCTTTCTCTCGCTGTTGGATGTGCACGTCAATCGTGTACCAGTCTCGGGGGTTGTACAATTCTGCCGCTACGTTCCAGGGCGTTTCTACGCGGCGTATCGCTCGGAAGCCTCTCAGCAGAACGAGCAGATGATCGTTGGGGTAGAGACTCCACGTGGGAGGGTGCTCTTCAGGCAAATTGCCGGGGTATTGGCCCGACGAATCGTATGTGATCTCTGCGAAGGTCAGCGCGTGCAGGCAGCAGAGCGGTTCGGTATGATCAAGTTCGGCTCTCGGGTGGAGGTACTGGTGCCGTTGAGTCAGGCGGAGATTGTTGTCCAAGTTGGCATGCGTGTTCGAGCTGGAGAGACGGTTCTAGGCTATCTCCGCCCGTCAGTGAGTGAGGAGGCCGCTATTCAGGCTCTACATGGCGGAGCATGA
- the recF gene encoding DNA replication and repair protein RecF (All proteins in this family for which functions are known are DNA-binding proteins that assist the filamentation of RecA onto DNA for the initiation of recombination or recombinational repair.) — protein sequence MLLQCLHVHNFRLYDTVTLRCEAGLNLLFGPNGSGKTTLLEAICLCAWGRVLDAPDPTLLKHGTEFFRVRAEALTDAEVPYWVEVEYHAEHGKQIRSQQGSRLTPGELVGSMPIVLLTPAMKEITAGAPQQRRRFIDMVLSQSSRHYVQLLLEHRRILRQRNALLQHPSASSDFPAQWNSWTELFIQRSAELIWRRWKFIQDFEPLVQSYHERIAPERLRLLYLPDGVVAESLEQGVTAIRACLQQRAAELRSEELRRAQTLFGPQRDDLLILLNGMSARDAASQGQHKSILLSLKLAELDYLRHQRGETPMMLLDDVFAELDRQRIHEVLRVLEDLHVQSFVTITETERLPNAAVHRAYRVRIEAGRLIPDEQSSKS from the coding sequence ATGCTTCTACAGTGCCTGCACGTACACAACTTCCGGCTCTACGATACAGTCACACTGCGCTGCGAAGCCGGACTCAATCTCCTCTTCGGTCCAAACGGCTCAGGGAAAACAACGCTCCTCGAGGCCATCTGCCTCTGCGCCTGGGGACGTGTCTTAGATGCTCCTGATCCGACGCTGCTGAAGCACGGGACCGAATTCTTTCGAGTGCGTGCAGAAGCTCTCACCGATGCTGAAGTCCCATACTGGGTTGAAGTCGAGTACCACGCAGAGCACGGCAAGCAAATCCGCTCCCAGCAAGGCTCTCGGCTAACTCCAGGGGAGCTTGTCGGCAGCATGCCAATTGTGTTGCTGACACCCGCTATGAAGGAGATCACCGCAGGTGCTCCTCAGCAGCGGCGGCGTTTCATCGACATGGTACTCTCCCAGAGCAGCCGACACTACGTCCAGCTCCTCCTAGAGCACCGCCGCATACTACGGCAGCGGAATGCATTGCTACAACACCCCAGCGCCTCCAGTGACTTCCCCGCCCAATGGAACAGCTGGACAGAACTCTTCATCCAACGCAGTGCTGAGCTCATTTGGCGGCGCTGGAAGTTCATCCAGGACTTCGAGCCACTTGTACAGTCATACCACGAGCGTATCGCCCCAGAGCGTCTGCGCCTCCTGTACCTCCCTGACGGAGTCGTCGCTGAATCGCTGGAACAGGGAGTCACAGCCATTCGCGCTTGCTTACAGCAGCGGGCTGCTGAACTGAGGTCGGAAGAATTACGCAGAGCCCAGACCCTCTTTGGTCCTCAACGCGATGACCTTCTGATACTGCTCAACGGCATGAGCGCTCGTGATGCTGCATCCCAAGGACAGCACAAGTCCATCCTACTGAGCCTCAAGCTAGCAGAGCTGGACTATCTGCGGCACCAGCGTGGAGAGACGCCAATGATGCTTCTGGACGATGTCTTTGCAGAGCTAGACCGTCAGCGTATCCACGAAGTCCTCAGAGTCTTAGAAGATCTCCACGTCCAAAGCTTCGTCACCATCACTGAAACGGAGCGCCTACCGAATGCTGCCGTCCACCGAGCCTACAGAGTCCGTATCGAAGCCGGTAGGCTGATTCCAGACGAGCAGAGCTCAAAATCGTAA
- the purQ gene encoding phosphoribosylformylglycinamidine synthase subunit PurQ: MRVGIVIFPGSNCDWDAYWAVRSTVGDVAEFLWHQEEHLPVGVDCVILPGGFSYGDYLRSGAIARFSPIMRAVVRFAHAGGVVLGICNGFQILCEAGLLPGAFLRNRTLRFVCRSVYVRVERSDTPFTSVLASGSVLRLPIAHGEGNYYIDPGGLRELEERGQILFRYCSADGALSDDANPNGSVGNIAGIINREGNVLGMMPHPERACEALLGGTDGAMIFRSLQRFFATTQLPAEAVSRE, encoded by the coding sequence ATGAGGGTCGGCATCGTCATCTTTCCAGGTTCCAATTGTGACTGGGATGCCTACTGGGCAGTGCGCTCCACCGTCGGGGACGTGGCAGAGTTCCTCTGGCACCAAGAGGAGCACCTACCAGTTGGTGTGGACTGCGTCATCCTCCCGGGCGGGTTCTCGTACGGAGATTATCTGCGGAGTGGCGCGATTGCGCGCTTCTCTCCCATCATGCGAGCAGTGGTACGCTTTGCGCATGCAGGTGGGGTGGTCTTAGGAATCTGCAACGGGTTTCAAATTCTCTGCGAGGCAGGGCTACTGCCAGGGGCTTTCCTCCGTAACCGGACCCTGCGCTTCGTTTGCCGTTCCGTGTACGTTCGGGTAGAGCGATCGGATACGCCCTTCACGAGTGTCCTCGCATCAGGCAGTGTCCTACGGCTACCGATCGCACATGGCGAGGGCAACTACTACATAGATCCGGGCGGACTTCGGGAGCTAGAAGAGCGTGGGCAGATCCTCTTCCGCTACTGCAGTGCCGACGGTGCTCTCAGTGACGACGCAAATCCCAACGGTTCCGTTGGCAACATCGCTGGGATCATCAATCGAGAGGGAAACGTCCTTGGGATGATGCCGCATCCAGAGCGGGCGTGCGAGGCCTTGTTAGGCGGCACCGACGGTGCGATGATCTTCCGCTCACTACAGCGCTTCTTTGCAACTACCCAACTTCCTGCAGAAGCAGTCTCACGAGAATGA
- a CDS encoding twin-arginine translocase TatA/TatE family subunit: protein MFDIGGGELLVILLAILLLFGPKHLPELSRTLGKGWRQLQKAQEELREQLRELSAEIAHPTVPPPKRRLQGEREQQRSVFPPHDGQ from the coding sequence ATGTTCGACATCGGTGGCGGAGAGCTACTCGTCATCCTGTTGGCCATCCTGCTGCTGTTTGGTCCGAAGCACTTGCCCGAGCTCTCCCGAACTCTGGGGAAGGGCTGGCGTCAGCTCCAGAAGGCGCAGGAAGAGCTGCGGGAGCAGCTCCGGGAGCTCTCTGCAGAGATTGCTCATCCGACCGTTCCACCGCCGAAGAGGAGATTGCAAGGGGAACGGGAGCAACAGCGTAGTGTGTTTCCGCCACACGACGGGCAATGA
- a CDS encoding S9 family peptidase: MGRPPRIPLCDFFRNPERASYTVSPTGRYLAWLAPVERRMNLFVLDRQTGEERQLTAETERDIASYEWVSDRLLLYSRDAGGDENYRLALVDAEGRGQPRWITPEGARAGIIDPRPEVPTEALVATNERRAELFDVYRLVLPSGTRELVAENPGGVIQWLADHEGRVRAAVAVRGTDISLLFREQETEPFRTVLTVDFRTRVEPLFFTFENRYLYALSNRGRDKMALVVLDPVTGEEEVIAEHPEVDIAGAAYSRRRRKLTYASLITWKREYIFLDRQAEEIYQRLSQALGEYEIVVVSHDLEERLFVIRTYSDRSLGAYWLYDAQTDELQKLADLSPWLREEWMAPMQPIQYRSRDGLTIHGYLTLPVGVEPRGLPVVVHPHGGPWVRDVWGYNPVVQFLANRGYAVFQMNFRGSTGYGRAFWEASFKQWGRAMQDDITDGVRWLIEQGIADPRRIAIYGGSYGGYAVLAGLAFTPELYACGIDIVGVSNLLTFMQTIPPYWEPMRQMLYAMVGDPEKEADYLREVSPVFHADKIRAPLLVAQGARDPRVNINESNQIVEALRRRGIPVEYIVKDDEGHGFRNEEHRLELYEAMERFLERHLAPAGG; the protein is encoded by the coding sequence ATGGGACGTCCGCCGCGCATCCCCTTATGTGACTTCTTCCGCAACCCAGAACGTGCGTCCTATACAGTGTCGCCAACTGGACGCTACCTTGCTTGGTTAGCGCCAGTGGAGCGGCGAATGAACCTCTTTGTGCTGGACCGCCAAACAGGCGAGGAGCGGCAGCTCACAGCCGAGACGGAGCGGGATATTGCTAGCTACGAATGGGTAAGCGATCGGCTGCTTTTGTACAGCCGTGATGCGGGAGGCGATGAGAACTACCGCCTAGCGCTAGTGGATGCTGAAGGCCGTGGGCAACCGCGGTGGATAACTCCCGAGGGAGCACGGGCTGGGATTATTGACCCACGCCCGGAGGTACCAACGGAGGCACTCGTTGCCACCAACGAACGGCGGGCAGAGCTGTTCGATGTCTACCGCCTCGTTCTCCCCTCGGGTACACGGGAGTTGGTAGCAGAGAATCCCGGGGGTGTCATCCAGTGGCTTGCAGACCACGAGGGACGGGTACGGGCCGCTGTTGCCGTCCGTGGGACCGACATTAGCCTACTATTCCGGGAGCAGGAGACTGAGCCCTTCCGAACAGTGCTGACCGTAGACTTTCGAACTCGCGTGGAGCCGCTCTTCTTTACCTTCGAGAACCGCTACCTCTACGCTCTCTCCAACCGCGGACGGGACAAGATGGCTCTCGTCGTGCTGGATCCGGTCACTGGTGAGGAAGAGGTGATTGCTGAGCATCCTGAAGTAGATATCGCGGGGGCGGCCTACTCTCGCCGGCGGCGTAAACTCACGTACGCAAGTCTGATTACGTGGAAGAGGGAGTACATCTTCCTTGACAGGCAAGCGGAAGAGATCTACCAACGGCTCTCCCAGGCACTGGGGGAGTACGAGATTGTGGTTGTTTCCCACGACTTGGAGGAACGGCTCTTTGTGATCCGCACGTATAGTGACCGCTCCCTCGGCGCTTACTGGCTCTACGATGCTCAGACAGATGAGCTTCAGAAGCTAGCCGATCTTAGCCCGTGGTTGCGGGAAGAATGGATGGCTCCGATGCAACCCATCCAGTACCGTAGTCGGGACGGGCTAACTATCCATGGGTACTTGACCCTTCCCGTTGGAGTAGAGCCGCGGGGGTTGCCTGTTGTTGTCCATCCGCATGGTGGCCCATGGGTGCGCGACGTCTGGGGCTACAATCCTGTGGTACAATTCCTGGCGAATCGCGGGTATGCGGTATTCCAAATGAACTTCCGCGGCTCTACAGGATACGGTCGTGCGTTCTGGGAAGCCTCATTCAAGCAATGGGGGAGGGCAATGCAAGACGATATCACCGATGGAGTTCGTTGGCTCATCGAGCAGGGCATCGCTGATCCTCGGCGGATTGCTATCTACGGCGGAAGCTACGGTGGATACGCTGTGCTGGCAGGGCTTGCATTCACTCCAGAGCTCTACGCCTGTGGCATTGACATAGTTGGTGTCTCCAACCTGCTGACCTTCATGCAGACAATACCACCGTATTGGGAGCCGATGCGCCAGATGCTCTATGCGATGGTTGGGGATCCCGAAAAGGAGGCGGATTACTTGCGGGAGGTTTCTCCCGTGTTCCATGCAGATAAGATCCGTGCACCGCTCCTGGTAGCACAGGGGGCCCGAGATCCGCGGGTCAACATCAACGAGTCAAACCAGATTGTGGAAGCTCTTCGTCGGCGCGGGATTCCGGTAGAGTACATCGTCAAGGACGATGAGGGACACGGCTTCCGCAATGAAGAACATCGGCTAGAGCTCTATGAGGCCATGGAGCGCTTCCTAGAGCGTCACCTTGCCCCTGCAGGTGGGTAG
- the pssA gene encoding CDP-diacylglycerol--serine O-phosphatidyltransferase, producing MKLLRQVVPHLFTLANLFAGFHAIVLIAQQQFMAGLAFIVLASLFDMLDGVLSRAIGVASEFGVELDSLSDVVSFGVAPAYLVYVAHFYQLGGVGMLLAAVPALAGALRLARFNVQLTTLADKPNFVGLPIPAAALTLGSYVVFFHQRSSFPPPWDSLLLGGLTLLLAALMLSRIKFPNVPRYSRRYIRQHPVQTAVFTVGVVAVLVTQGYALFPLLLLYVAGSVVMDSIERLRRQHAEEWDAEGM from the coding sequence ATGAAGCTCCTGCGACAAGTTGTGCCGCACCTGTTCACGCTGGCAAATCTCTTTGCTGGATTCCACGCCATCGTACTGATTGCCCAGCAGCAGTTCATGGCGGGGCTTGCTTTCATCGTACTGGCGTCGTTGTTTGACATGTTGGATGGTGTGCTCTCGCGGGCCATTGGAGTGGCATCGGAATTCGGAGTAGAGCTTGATTCGCTCAGCGACGTCGTGTCGTTCGGTGTAGCCCCAGCTTACTTGGTCTACGTGGCTCACTTCTACCAGCTTGGAGGGGTTGGGATGCTTCTGGCAGCAGTCCCTGCTCTGGCAGGGGCGCTACGGTTGGCCCGCTTCAATGTGCAACTCACGACATTAGCAGACAAGCCGAACTTTGTGGGGCTACCAATCCCTGCAGCTGCACTGACCTTAGGCTCGTACGTGGTCTTCTTCCATCAGCGCTCTTCTTTCCCCCCGCCGTGGGATAGCTTGCTCTTGGGAGGACTTACGCTCCTACTGGCTGCCCTTATGCTGAGCCGAATCAAATTCCCGAATGTACCGCGGTATAGCCGACGATACATTCGTCAACATCCCGTGCAGACAGCCGTCTTTACGGTTGGCGTAGTGGCTGTCCTGGTCACACAAGGGTACGCCCTCTTCCCGTTACTGCTGCTCTACGTGGCTGGTAGCGTGGTCATGGACAGCATCGAACGACTGCGGCGACAGCATGCCGAGGAGTGGGATGCAGAAGGTATGTAG
- the purS gene encoding phosphoribosylformylglycinamidine synthase subunit PurS, translating to MRFCVAAIVTLRRSIADVQGTTVEQALHAIGFPMIEQVRIGKYIEMLIAAPSAQEARTYAERACQQLLANPVIEDYHVVSVEPYMEQPVGAE from the coding sequence ATGCGATTCTGCGTAGCTGCAATAGTAACGCTGCGGCGCTCTATCGCTGACGTCCAGGGGACTACAGTAGAGCAGGCACTCCATGCTATCGGCTTTCCGATGATAGAGCAGGTGCGCATTGGCAAGTACATCGAGATGCTTATTGCGGCTCCCTCTGCCCAGGAAGCCCGGACGTATGCGGAGAGAGCCTGCCAGCAACTCTTGGCAAATCCGGTCATCGAGGACTACCACGTCGTGTCTGTCGAGCCCTACATGGAGCAGCCAGTGGGCGCGGAGTGA
- a CDS encoding alpha-ketoacid dehydrogenase subunit beta yields the protein MPQRTYLEAISEALREEMRRDPTVLLLGEDIGVYGGAFKVTKGFLEEFGVERVVDTPISEAAIIGAAIGAALNGLRPVAEMQYIDFVTNGFNQLVNVAATIAYRWGIPVPLVVRGPAGGGVGSGPFHSRNPEAWFAHTPGLKVVYPAFPADAKGLLIAAIRDPNPVVFLEHKGLYRKVRQEVPSGAYALSLGKAAIVRSGRDVSVVAYGSAVHLALEVAQTLSAEGIEVEVVDLRTLVPLDEGTILESVRRTNRVVVVHEAPLTAGFGAEIVARITEKAFTALDAPVLRVAAADTPTPFAPPLEHAVLPSASQVEATIREVLRF from the coding sequence ATGCCTCAGCGGACATACCTGGAGGCGATCTCCGAAGCCTTGCGCGAGGAGATGCGCCGTGACCCTACGGTGTTGTTGTTAGGGGAGGACATCGGAGTCTACGGTGGAGCATTCAAGGTTACGAAGGGGTTCCTGGAGGAGTTCGGTGTCGAACGGGTAGTGGATACTCCTATCTCGGAAGCGGCTATCATCGGGGCTGCCATTGGGGCAGCTCTCAATGGGCTCCGCCCAGTGGCGGAGATGCAGTACATTGACTTCGTCACGAACGGCTTCAACCAGCTCGTGAACGTTGCCGCCACAATTGCGTACCGCTGGGGGATCCCAGTCCCGTTAGTTGTGCGGGGTCCAGCAGGTGGTGGTGTCGGGAGCGGGCCGTTCCATTCTCGCAACCCAGAAGCGTGGTTTGCTCACACTCCAGGACTGAAAGTCGTATATCCTGCCTTCCCGGCCGATGCTAAAGGACTCTTGATTGCGGCAATCCGGGATCCTAACCCTGTGGTCTTCCTCGAGCACAAGGGGCTCTATCGCAAGGTACGGCAGGAAGTCCCTTCCGGAGCATATGCTCTCTCACTCGGGAAGGCTGCAATCGTACGTTCTGGAAGGGATGTAAGTGTTGTCGCTTATGGTAGTGCGGTCCATCTTGCACTTGAAGTAGCCCAGACTCTCTCAGCTGAGGGTATTGAGGTGGAGGTTGTAGACCTGCGGACTTTAGTGCCTTTGGACGAAGGGACGATACTGGAGTCAGTGCGCAGAACGAATAGGGTTGTTGTCGTCCACGAGGCACCTCTAACAGCAGGCTTTGGGGCCGAAATTGTGGCGCGGATTACAGAGAAGGCATTCACGGCTCTAGATGCCCCCGTGCTACGAGTTGCTGCAGCCGATACGCCGACGCCCTTTGCCCCACCACTGGAACACGCCGTGCTGCCCTCAGCCTCGCAAGTGGAGGCAACCATTCGAGAGGTCTTACGATTTTGA